A stretch of Sphingobium yanoikuyae DNA encodes these proteins:
- a CDS encoding LPD7 domain-containing protein: MAAESKASAPRRRTNGIAIDDKTVSKAVGTKDRSDPVEPEIAIAPTPPVKADARQAPTAPSVVAGDLPEAVRKRYYADKAKWSGDPAYFTSADAKDPAFRDQGRRLLTANESQEVVKDMVAIAQHRGWDRIHITGSETFRRAAWLEASRNGLEVRGYKPNERDLQELDRVRGEASKNSIAPITSRDAAESRDPAPARRSSTQGQADRAPPRGSDRSLPNDRAIDSQLRVMEAVVQRTLFDNPEAIMRVMGVARAQLQAHVAAGRTIKPAEVRDRGPSVQRSVEPAAAPARGATVRPGREHKPPERNRAR, from the coding sequence ATGGCCGCTGAGAGCAAGGCGAGCGCGCCGCGGCGCCGAACAAACGGCATCGCGATCGACGACAAGACGGTGAGCAAGGCGGTCGGCACCAAAGATCGGTCGGACCCTGTCGAACCCGAGATTGCGATTGCCCCGACACCTCCCGTCAAGGCGGATGCCAGGCAGGCGCCTACGGCCCCGTCGGTCGTAGCGGGCGATCTGCCCGAGGCAGTGCGCAAACGCTATTATGCCGACAAGGCGAAATGGTCGGGCGATCCGGCCTATTTCACCTCGGCCGACGCGAAGGATCCCGCGTTTCGCGATCAGGGACGGCGGCTGCTGACGGCCAATGAGAGCCAGGAAGTCGTCAAGGACATGGTGGCGATCGCGCAGCATCGTGGATGGGACCGCATCCATATCACCGGATCCGAGACCTTTCGTCGGGCGGCCTGGCTCGAGGCTTCGCGAAACGGCCTCGAAGTCCGGGGCTATAAGCCCAATGAGCGCGACCTGCAGGAGCTTGATCGCGTGCGCGGCGAGGCGAGCAAGAACAGCATCGCGCCGATAACGTCGCGGGATGCCGCCGAGAGCAGAGACCCCGCGCCGGCCCGCCGGTCGTCGACGCAGGGTCAGGCGGATCGCGCGCCGCCGCGCGGATCGGACCGGAGCCTGCCGAACGATCGCGCGATCGACAGCCAGTTGCGGGTCATGGAAGCGGTCGTGCAGCGCACCCTGTTCGACAATCCCGAGGCGATCATGCGGGTCATGGGGGTCGCCCGGGCGCAGCTTCAGGCGCATGTCGCAGCGGGGCGCACCATAAAGCCTGCCGAAGTCCGGGATCGGGGTCCGTCGGTGCAGCGAAGCGTGGAGCCTGCCGCGGCGCCCGCGCGCGGCGCGACAGTACGGCCTGGCCGCGAGCATAAACCGCCGGAACGCAATCGGGCCCGCTGA
- a CDS encoding type IV toxin-antitoxin system AbiEi family antitoxin produces the protein MDGQRRQTLNQLLTALPPGLLVDSAWLQAQGVARTSVHDYVRRGWLERVAPRVYRRTTTQGAAASLRWDMAVMSAQRTAAGELYVGGITALELHGLGHFARLGGERTVHLYDPDHAAPSWLATLSTNAQLVMHRRTLFEASDLGIDWHRLDLGTTRLGDVAASPQASEAWDHFLRVASAERATIELMDDVPASLTFDHADKIFENLTTLRPRLVTDLLKSCTSIRAKRLFLFFADRHAHGWAKRIDRDVVDLGRGKRQLVPGGRLDTRYQITVPEAFGPKTESEDQ, from the coding sequence ATGGACGGACAAAGGCGCCAGACTCTGAACCAGCTTCTCACGGCGTTGCCGCCGGGTCTGCTCGTGGATTCGGCGTGGTTGCAGGCGCAGGGCGTCGCCCGTACATCGGTCCATGATTATGTTCGGCGCGGGTGGCTCGAGCGCGTCGCGCCCCGGGTCTATCGGCGCACGACGACACAAGGTGCCGCAGCATCGCTGCGATGGGACATGGCAGTGATGTCGGCGCAGCGGACCGCAGCCGGCGAACTCTATGTGGGCGGCATAACCGCTCTCGAGCTCCATGGTCTCGGGCATTTCGCCCGGCTCGGCGGGGAACGGACGGTCCATCTCTACGACCCGGACCATGCAGCCCCTTCCTGGCTCGCGACCTTGTCCACCAACGCCCAGCTCGTGATGCACCGACGCACGCTGTTCGAGGCGTCGGACCTCGGCATCGACTGGCACCGCCTCGATCTCGGCACTACGCGGCTCGGCGATGTGGCGGCCTCGCCACAGGCCAGCGAAGCCTGGGATCATTTCCTCCGCGTCGCCAGCGCCGAGCGTGCGACGATCGAGCTGATGGACGATGTGCCTGCGAGCCTTACCTTCGACCATGCCGACAAGATCTTCGAGAACCTCACGACCCTTCGTCCCCGGCTGGTGACGGACCTGCTGAAAAGCTGCACGAGTATCAGGGCCAAGCGACTGTTCCTGTTCTTCGCCGATCGTCACGCGCATGGCTGGGCGAAGCGGATCGATCGCGACGTCGTCGATCTGGGCCGGGGCAAACGCCAGCTCGTACCCGGTGGCCGACTGGACACACGGTATCAGATCACGGTGCCCGAAGCCTTCGGCCCCAAAACCGAAAGTGAAGACCAATGA
- a CDS encoding nucleotidyl transferase AbiEii/AbiGii toxin family protein yields MTAQIYADQVRLLVRAIPEIAQEEIFALKGGTAINLFVRDLPRLSVDIDLVYLPVADRESSLQAVRDGLERVAGRLERGGRMAVERRLLPDGKRLVVQADGVTIKIEVSPVLRGTVFSPAVRSVSRAVEDRFGFAEMQLVSEADLYAGKIAAALDRQHPRDLFDIHFLFANEGISDDLFKAFLIYLVSHPRPAHELLCPHRLDIRDQYGAEFLGMTVTDLPLEALLDARERLISELGERARQPANRRFLMSFHELAPDWSAVGLDPEIAELPALRWKAINLERLQRENPDKFAGQLRALGDCIGEETA; encoded by the coding sequence ATGACGGCGCAGATCTATGCGGACCAGGTACGACTGCTGGTCCGCGCCATCCCGGAAATCGCGCAGGAGGAGATCTTCGCGCTCAAGGGCGGAACGGCGATCAACCTGTTCGTGCGGGATCTCCCACGCCTGTCGGTCGACATCGACCTTGTCTACCTGCCGGTTGCCGATCGCGAGAGCTCATTGCAGGCCGTGAGAGACGGGCTCGAACGGGTCGCGGGCCGTCTCGAACGGGGTGGCCGCATGGCGGTCGAGCGTCGCCTGCTTCCCGACGGCAAGCGTCTTGTCGTCCAAGCCGACGGTGTGACGATCAAGATCGAGGTCTCGCCGGTCTTGCGCGGAACGGTATTTTCGCCTGCCGTGCGATCGGTCAGCCGCGCGGTCGAAGACCGTTTCGGTTTTGCCGAGATGCAGCTGGTGTCCGAGGCAGATCTCTATGCGGGCAAGATCGCGGCCGCGCTCGACCGCCAGCACCCGCGCGATCTGTTCGACATTCATTTTCTCTTCGCCAATGAAGGGATCAGCGATGACCTCTTCAAGGCGTTCCTCATCTACCTCGTCAGTCATCCGCGCCCTGCCCATGAGTTGCTATGTCCGCACCGGCTCGACATCCGCGATCAATATGGTGCGGAGTTTCTCGGCATGACCGTCACGGACCTGCCGCTCGAGGCGCTGCTCGACGCGCGCGAGCGCCTGATCAGCGAACTTGGCGAACGGGCGCGACAGCCCGCCAACAGGCGCTTCCTCATGTCGTTTCACGAACTCGCGCCCGATTGGTCGGCGGTCGGGCTCGATCCGGAGATTGCCGAACTGCCTGCGCTGCGGTGGAAGGCGATCAATCTCGAGCGTCTACAGCGCGAGAACCCGGACAAATTCGCTGGCCAGCTCCGCGCTCTTGGCGACTGCATCGGCGAGGAGACGGCGTAA
- a CDS encoding SOS response-associated peptidase family protein codes for MSRLYTVISTAADIAAHFNAEAKADLVVPSETVEALPGLVIFEKGGRRILREMDWGFPRLTREMRERDEPPGRIGLVADLTNPLWDSMVVHPQYRCLIPLTHFANPHGDARAKTRSWFSIVDRPLLAWAGFCRNVPDYGPVYAGMTMDANSAVMPYNDRMPVLLESQDYARWLGGSIQDVIGFQFRPPIAAERMQVLDSDDLWRSGDLPVALRPQMALL; via the coding sequence ATGTCACGGCTCTACACAGTCATCAGTACAGCTGCCGACATCGCCGCGCATTTCAATGCCGAGGCGAAGGCTGATCTTGTCGTCCCTTCGGAGACTGTCGAGGCACTGCCAGGCCTGGTCATCTTCGAAAAGGGCGGCCGTCGGATCCTGCGCGAAATGGACTGGGGCTTTCCGCGGCTCACCCGTGAGATGCGCGAACGGGACGAGCCGCCAGGCCGGATCGGTCTCGTCGCCGACCTGACCAATCCGCTGTGGGACAGCATGGTCGTCCACCCGCAATATCGCTGCCTCATTCCGCTCACCCATTTCGCCAATCCGCACGGCGATGCGAGAGCCAAGACGCGCAGCTGGTTTTCGATCGTCGACCGGCCCCTTCTTGCCTGGGCGGGCTTCTGTCGCAACGTGCCGGACTATGGGCCGGTCTATGCCGGCATGACGATGGACGCGAACAGCGCGGTCATGCCGTATAATGATCGCATGCCCGTGCTGCTGGAGTCACAGGATTATGCGCGCTGGCTGGGCGGCAGCATTCAGGATGTCATCGGCTTCCAGTTTCGCCCGCCCATCGCGGCCGAGCGGATGCAGGTACTCGATAGTGACGATCTCTGGCGCAGCGGCGATCTGCCGGTTGCGCTGCGCCCGCAAATGGCATTGCTCTGA
- a CDS encoding SOS response-associated peptidase — protein sequence MCNLYTVRKSAAEVAAHFGVAAPASFNTPEETLPGYPGMVVREADGERVLESMVWGFPRPMKSKKTGVPIKPKPVNNIADLTNFMWRGIAPKPQWRCLIPLTGFAEAEGEKGSMTRTWFRVKDAPIFAWAGMWRHSDEWGAVYSGLMTDANAAIAPVHNRMPVLLQEDEYDRWLHGSLADVEAFRDRVFPDKLIEMDRTTELWSRRAAKSAETN from the coding sequence ATGTGTAATCTCTATACCGTGCGCAAAAGCGCTGCCGAGGTCGCCGCCCATTTCGGTGTTGCCGCACCGGCGTCGTTCAACACGCCCGAGGAGACCCTGCCGGGATATCCGGGAATGGTGGTGCGCGAGGCCGATGGCGAGAGGGTACTTGAATCGATGGTCTGGGGCTTTCCCCGACCCATGAAGAGCAAGAAGACCGGTGTCCCGATCAAGCCGAAGCCGGTCAACAATATCGCTGATCTCACCAACTTCATGTGGCGGGGGATCGCGCCCAAGCCTCAGTGGCGTTGCCTCATTCCGCTGACGGGATTTGCCGAGGCAGAAGGCGAGAAGGGATCGATGACCCGGACCTGGTTTCGCGTGAAGGATGCCCCGATCTTCGCTTGGGCGGGGATGTGGCGGCACAGCGATGAATGGGGTGCAGTCTATTCGGGACTGATGACCGATGCGAACGCAGCGATCGCACCGGTCCACAACCGAATGCCCGTCCTGCTACAGGAGGACGAATATGATCGATGGCTGCACGGCTCGCTCGCCGATGTTGAAGCGTTCCGGGATCGGGTGTTCCCGGACAAGTTGATCGAGATGGACAGGACCACCGAGCTGTGGTCGCGCCGCGCGGCAAAATCGGCGGAGACGAACTAG
- a CDS encoding IS110 family RNA-guided transposase, whose protein sequence is MTKKITNPEILAIRAAADVDPACGRVWVGLDVGLKSTSVCVLDRDGKVVHQVSMKTHPTEIGRYLAKNFASNVAVVGMETGAMSAHLADGLRRQGYQVAVMDALQVHRVLSLKRNKTDTNDARGIAEITRTGRDYLTEVYVKSAACYEVRAQLIMRHRLVQQRLANENMIRGLLRVYGGRVEPGAKSSATYRERVVEQLLIIQDHEGLNLRPRILPVLDLCERLQVDAERIETELEALAAANPICRRFMAVPGIGAITALSFFTAIEEPSRFRRADDVAAYLGLTPRVYQSGESLTHGKISKMGNRLTRTHMVNAATVLLSATKTFSSLKDWGVRLAKKVGFNKAKVAVARKLAVILFGMWRDGTHFQFKSETVEPHRQMMQAARA, encoded by the coding sequence ATGACGAAGAAGATCACGAACCCCGAGATACTGGCGATCCGGGCAGCGGCGGATGTGGACCCTGCATGTGGCCGCGTCTGGGTCGGGCTGGATGTTGGCTTAAAATCGACGTCGGTGTGCGTGCTGGATCGCGACGGCAAGGTCGTCCACCAGGTTTCGATGAAGACGCACCCGACCGAGATCGGGCGCTATCTCGCGAAGAACTTCGCCTCCAACGTCGCTGTCGTCGGCATGGAGACCGGCGCGATGTCAGCGCATCTCGCCGACGGTCTGCGCCGACAGGGCTATCAGGTTGCCGTAATGGATGCCTTGCAGGTCCACCGCGTCCTGTCGCTCAAGCGCAATAAGACCGATACCAATGACGCGCGGGGCATCGCCGAGATCACGCGGACCGGCCGTGATTATCTGACCGAGGTCTATGTGAAGAGTGCTGCCTGTTACGAGGTGCGCGCGCAACTCATCATGCGCCATCGGCTCGTCCAGCAGCGCCTGGCCAACGAGAACATGATCCGTGGCCTGCTCCGTGTTTACGGTGGGCGGGTTGAACCCGGCGCCAAATCTTCCGCCACCTACAGGGAGCGGGTCGTTGAGCAATTGCTCATCATACAGGATCATGAGGGCCTTAACCTGCGTCCGCGCATCCTGCCGGTGCTCGATCTATGTGAGCGGCTTCAGGTGGATGCCGAACGGATCGAGACCGAACTGGAAGCGCTGGCAGCCGCCAACCCGATTTGTCGACGGTTCATGGCGGTGCCTGGCATTGGTGCGATCACGGCACTGTCCTTCTTCACTGCGATCGAGGAGCCATCGCGCTTCCGACGGGCTGATGATGTCGCCGCCTATCTGGGCCTCACACCGCGCGTGTACCAATCAGGCGAAAGCCTGACCCACGGCAAGATCAGCAAGATGGGCAACCGACTGACACGCACCCACATGGTCAATGCCGCCACGGTATTGCTGTCGGCCACCAAGACCTTCTCATCCTTGAAAGACTGGGGTGTCAGGCTGGCAAAGAAGGTCGGGTTCAACAAGGCGAAGGTCGCGGTCGCCCGCAAGCTGGCCGTCATTCTGTTCGGCATGTGGCGCGATGGTACCCACTTCCAGTTCAAGTCGGAAACCGTCGAGCCGCATCGACAGATGATGCAGGCCGCCCGCGCATGA
- a CDS encoding relaxase/mobilization nuclease domain-containing protein, with translation MSGGDEDVLPLPSLMEAWRPPSGGKRTLKGATLRIRGGRSSAGGDGSAMLTPAQARAKLERIVRKAPEVMVKISGKQRGPAHLSEHFGYISRHGKLEVRSSEGEIITDEKRLKAIASDWAMLDDAMNPTGRDRPTSMSMVLSMPGGTTDAATIHDAVQAFARVEFEGQFAYMVALHTDTDHPHVHLTVATQGEDGTRFNPRKADLHHWRESFAHELRERGVAAEATPRRARGHVQKRIRSSARHLDARTDGLGAGEGKGLDIHRLTEERAETFANSAEPERRAEDVAALGRQKFIRATYAQAAAALAATGKEEDLALAQDVTSFVAAMPPAVSRRLARAREIMMAQRAAGQGERTPEMGSKAADKPDREPHKPRDRER, from the coding sequence ATGAGCGGCGGCGACGAAGACGTCCTGCCGCTCCCGAGCCTGATGGAGGCCTGGCGCCCGCCGAGCGGCGGCAAGCGTACGTTGAAAGGCGCGACGTTGCGGATACGGGGCGGCCGGAGCAGTGCGGGCGGTGATGGCTCGGCCATGCTCACGCCCGCGCAGGCGCGCGCCAAGCTCGAGCGCATCGTGCGCAAGGCGCCCGAGGTCATGGTCAAGATCTCGGGCAAGCAGCGGGGGCCTGCGCATCTCTCCGAGCATTTCGGCTACATCTCGCGGCATGGCAAACTCGAGGTGCGCAGCAGTGAAGGCGAGATCATCACCGACGAGAAGCGGCTGAAGGCAATCGCCAGCGACTGGGCGATGCTCGACGATGCGATGAACCCGACTGGACGCGATCGGCCGACGTCGATGTCGATGGTGCTGTCGATGCCGGGCGGCACGACCGATGCCGCGACCATCCATGACGCAGTTCAGGCTTTTGCCCGCGTCGAGTTTGAGGGGCAGTTTGCCTATATGGTCGCGCTGCACACCGACACGGACCATCCCCATGTTCATCTGACCGTCGCCACCCAGGGCGAGGACGGCACCCGGTTCAATCCGCGCAAAGCCGACCTGCATCATTGGCGTGAAAGCTTTGCGCATGAGCTGCGCGAGCGGGGGGTCGCCGCCGAAGCCACGCCGCGCCGGGCGCGGGGCCATGTCCAGAAGCGCATCCGCTCTTCGGCGCGGCATCTCGACGCGCGGACCGACGGCCTTGGCGCAGGAGAGGGCAAGGGGCTCGACATTCACCGCCTGACCGAAGAGCGCGCTGAAACCTTCGCGAACTCTGCCGAGCCCGAACGCAGGGCCGAGGATGTGGCGGCGCTTGGCCGTCAGAAGTTCATTCGTGCGACCTATGCGCAGGCGGCCGCCGCGCTCGCGGCAACGGGCAAGGAAGAGGATCTGGCGCTGGCGCAGGATGTGACCAGCTTCGTGGCCGCCATGCCGCCGGCCGTGTCCCGGCGCCTTGCCCGTGCGCGTGAGATCATGATGGCGCAGCGCGCAGCCGGGCAGGGGGAGCGCACGCCAGAGATGGGATCCAAGGCTGCGGACAAGCCAGACCGGGAGCCGCACAAGCCGCGTGACCGGGAACGCTGA
- a CDS encoding CopG family ribbon-helix-helix protein, with amino-acid sequence MAFFGLRLPDDLAARFDAMAASRGGRSALLRGLVDEALRTNADDVVVPAPRERTTGRVEVRLTPSDLALLDAAAEARGLKRTEWIVALLRRRLFGKAPPPRPDRAAIAQSWRELNRIGINLNQAVHALHAATMVDSGLDLAREAARVASFRDDVDKKLAALGQALKGDASYWDTPA; translated from the coding sequence ATGGCTTTTTTCGGCCTCCGCCTGCCCGATGATCTCGCGGCGCGCTTCGATGCGATGGCAGCCTCCCGCGGCGGCCGCTCGGCACTGCTGCGTGGGCTGGTCGACGAGGCGCTGCGCACGAACGCGGACGATGTCGTGGTGCCGGCGCCTCGCGAGCGCACGACGGGCCGGGTCGAGGTTCGCCTGACCCCGAGCGACCTGGCCTTGCTCGATGCGGCGGCGGAGGCGCGTGGCCTCAAGCGCACCGAATGGATCGTTGCCCTTTTGCGCCGGCGTCTCTTCGGCAAGGCACCGCCACCGCGTCCCGATCGCGCGGCGATCGCGCAGTCCTGGCGCGAGCTCAACCGCATCGGCATCAACCTCAATCAGGCGGTCCACGCTCTGCACGCCGCGACGATGGTCGATTCCGGCCTCGACCTCGCACGGGAGGCCGCTCGCGTTGCGTCCTTCCGCGATGATGTGGACAAGAAGCTCGCGGCGCTGGGCCAGGCGCTCAAGGGCGATGCGAGCTATTGGGATACGCCGGCATGA
- a CDS encoding ParB/RepB/Spo0J family partition protein produces MGKFDQRAEEFGMLVGAHESARRVEDLPLDWVMPDPGNPRTHFDEVELAELAASIEVRGVLQPIIVRPRNADGKHVIRMGERRYRASLAAGKTTIPAIVSEAGEGGDVLADQIVENDQRASLSSRELALGVERMLAQGKTQAEIAKALGRSKQFVSLYAAYGEMEPYLREAIDKAPIRVLYDLHRAARKHPVEVRGFVAGLGERGVTLAEGSRFIASLKGAVDAGSAPAPTAPAAVPAAPSPAKPTGRAGHARPIVAPSPVKVMVGARSARLILPERVRVVFDDGDEGEVASRDLSFE; encoded by the coding sequence ATGGGCAAATTCGATCAGCGCGCCGAAGAGTTCGGAATGCTCGTGGGCGCGCATGAGAGCGCACGGCGCGTCGAGGACTTGCCGCTCGACTGGGTGATGCCCGACCCCGGCAATCCGCGCACGCACTTCGACGAAGTGGAACTCGCCGAGCTTGCAGCGTCGATCGAGGTGCGCGGCGTGCTGCAGCCGATCATCGTTCGCCCCAGGAATGCGGACGGCAAGCATGTCATCCGCATGGGCGAACGGCGCTACCGCGCATCGCTCGCGGCGGGCAAGACGACCATTCCGGCGATCGTCAGCGAAGCGGGGGAGGGCGGTGACGTCCTCGCCGATCAGATCGTCGAGAATGATCAGCGCGCCAGCCTCTCGTCGCGTGAACTCGCGCTTGGCGTCGAGCGCATGCTGGCGCAGGGCAAGACCCAGGCCGAGATCGCCAAGGCGCTCGGCCGGTCCAAGCAGTTCGTCTCGCTCTACGCAGCCTATGGCGAGATGGAGCCTTATCTGCGCGAGGCGATCGACAAGGCCCCCATCCGCGTCCTCTACGATCTCCACCGCGCCGCCCGCAAGCATCCGGTCGAGGTGCGCGGGTTCGTCGCAGGACTGGGCGAGCGTGGCGTCACGCTTGCCGAAGGTAGCCGGTTCATTGCCTCGCTCAAGGGTGCGGTCGATGCCGGTTCCGCGCCTGCGCCCACCGCGCCGGCAGCCGTGCCCGCCGCACCATCGCCAGCCAAGCCGACGGGCCGGGCAGGGCACGCGCGTCCGATCGTGGCGCCCAGCCCCGTCAAGGTGATGGTCGGCGCCCGATCCGCCCGGCTCATATTGCCCGAGCGCGTTCGGGTGGTGTTCGATGACGGCGATGAGGGTGAGGTCGCCTCGCGCGATCTGTCGTTCGAATGA